In the Nocardia asteroides genome, AGTTCGACCGCTGGGCGCGCGGCAGCGAGCTGCACGTCACCGCCGTCGCCCTCGACGCACCGCTGCCGCGGCGATATCGGCGACCGCGCGCTGATGCCCCTGGCCGGGGACCGAGGTGTAGGCCGCCACCTGGGCGTGGCCGATCGCCCCGAGCTGCTCGGCCGGTGCGCCCACCGCCGGTGCCGACACGACCGGGACCGCTGAGCCGATCGCCTCGGCCGCGACCCTGTCGATCGCCGCGTCCAGCGCGACCTCGAGGGGCAGGCAGTCCCGCTGGGCGCGGGCGACGAGCATGCCCCCTTCGTAGGCGGTCACGATCAGCAACGCCAGCCGGGCGATGTCGGCGTCGGGGCGCAGTTCGCCGGAGTCGCGCATGCGGGTCAGGCCGGCGGCCACGGCAGCGGTGAGCCGGCGCAGGCCGAGGGCGACGAGTTCGAGCAGCTCCGGGTCGGTGTCGCCGATCTGCTCGGCGAAGGAGGCCAGCGGGCATCCGGTGCGCCACCCCGCCGCCCGCGCCCCCTCGACCACGGCGTCGCGCCAGGCGCGCAGATCGCGCAGCGAACGCAGCCCGGTCACCCATTCGTTGGCGACGACGACCTCGGTCCCGGCCTGGATGACCGCGGCGATCAGATCCCGTTTGTCGGCGAAGTAGTGGTACAGCTGCGAGGTGCTGACCTCGGCCGCGAGCCGGATCGCCTCCAGGGTGGTGGCGTCGGCGCCGTGCGCGAGGATCAGCTCCGAGGCGGCCTCGATGATCCGGGCCCGGCTGCGCCGCCCCTTGGTCGTCAAGCTCTCCGCCG is a window encoding:
- a CDS encoding TetR/AcrR family transcriptional regulator; protein product: MPVAAESLTTKGRRSRARIIEAASELILAHGADATTLEAIRLAAEVSTSQLYHYFADKRDLIAAVIQAGTEVVVANEWVTGLRSLRDLRAWRDAVVEGARAAGWRTGCPLASFAEQIGDTDPELLELVALGLRRLTAAVAAGLTRMRDSGELRPDADIARLALLIVTAYEGGMLVARAQRDCLPLEVALDAAIDRVAAEAIGSAVPVVSAPAVGAPAEQLGAIGHAQVAAYTSVPGQGHQRAVADIAAAAVRRGRRR